The genomic segment AGCGACTTCACTATGACCAATTGGACCGCAGAGATATTCAAGCAACTTGACAGCCTCGTCAGGATACTTGGTTAGGGAGCATACCACCCATCCTGAGCTGTGTATTACCGTTTGCAGTTCCTTTCCTGCTTGGCGCGGCGGCAAGACGGCGCCGAAGCGAAGGTTCGGGTTTTGCTCCGGATACATGGCCAATGCCCAATGTCCCGCATCTACCATTGCGATGTGACCGGTGGCAAAACCAGCCCCCTGGGGTAATGCTCCTGAGAACGGTACAACCATGTCCTTGGTTCTCAAATCCGCTAACCATTGGTAGGCATCTATTGTATCTTGGCTATTCGCAAAGCCGTCAACTTGTCGACCATCTTCCGAGATAAGCTGTCCCCCGCCTGACCAGATATACCCAGAGTGACCATAGATCCCTGTATCGAAACTGAAACCGTAGTAGCTTTTCTCTGGATCAGTTAGTTTTTTGGCGATAGAGCGAAACTCCTCCCAGGTCCAGTCCGACTCAGGATAAAGAACTCCCCCTTCGTCGAAGCGATCCATGTTGTATAAAATAGCCCGGGGGGAGAAACTATGGGGTAAGCCATAGGTAACTCCATTTACCAGACCACTATATGGTCGTACCTGAGGAAAGTACATGTCTGGCGAAAGAATATCACTTTTTTCCAAAAACGGAGTCAGATCCTCCAGAAATCCTTCCTGGACGATCATAGGATAGTCCCACCAGAGGAAGACGTCGGGGGCGGTTCCTGAGACAAGATCAACAATAATCCTGCTGAAATAGTCTCCTGTTCCGAACTGGATCTCTACGTTAATATTCGGGTGATC from the Limnochordia bacterium genome contains:
- a CDS encoding sugar ABC transporter substrate-binding protein; the encoded protein is MILSNYPKLVVGFMLIIMLVFGAVSAEENTGQITLHLAHWDGPGATNPVPKIVERFMEDHPNINVEIQFGTGDYFSRIIVDLVSGTAPDVFLWWDYPMIVQEGFLEDLTPFLEKSDILSPDMYFPQVRPYSGLVNGVTYGLPHSFSPRAILYNMDRFDEGGVLYPESDWTWEEFRSIAKKLTDPEKSYYGFSFDTGIYGHSGYIWSGGGQLISEDGRQVDGFANSQDTIDAYQWLADLRTKDMVVPFSGALPQGAGFATGHIAMVDAGHWALAMYPEQNPNLRFGAVLPPRQAGKELQTVIHSSGWVVCSLTKYPDEAVKLLEYLCGPIGHSEVARIGWALPCIPEVADEFGFWNDDLKLPFLQSSQHANNVHYFLRNPIWSNTIEPILQRELDTVFNGDRAAQTALNAAVQAAQAILDRQK